One segment of Engraulis encrasicolus isolate BLACKSEA-1 chromosome 7, IST_EnEncr_1.0, whole genome shotgun sequence DNA contains the following:
- the LOC134453255 gene encoding protocadherin beta-16-like, protein MRTCFRAFVFPNGILWVSFFILRFCGSHGDFTYSVAEEMKRGAVVGNVAKDVGLDARGLSLRNARIDLKGSRKRYCELNVQSGELVIAERIDREEICGSKTSCPLKYEMLLENPLELHRIIVQIQDINDNSPHFPNEEIKLLIPESADKGARFPLNVAHDHDVGRNGIQMYSLEKNEHFTLSVQSNADGMKYGELVLDKELDRELQNELSFLLTAIDGGSPPRSGSVMIHVTVLDVNDNLPVFSQPVYQVSLPENSPLGTAVVTVSATDADEGANGQVTYELSLLSVKVSKLFSIDKVTGEISVAGPIDFEDEAHYEIRVQATDGSGLASNAKVVIDVTDVNDNAPVIYVKSLKNPIPENAAPGTEVGIINVQDDDSEGNRQMRCTIQQNVPFKLIPSIENYYSLVTTGELDREQVTEYNITLIASDEGSPPLSSSKTIHLSVSDVNDNPPVFEEQSYSAYVSENNKPGSSVCSVSARDPDWRQNGTVFYSLLPSEVNGVALSSYLSINGDTGVIHAVRAFDYEQFRSFKVQVVARDNGSPPLSSNVTVSVFITDENDNSPQILYPTPEGNSFMTEMVPKAALSSSLLSKVIAVDADSGQNAWLSYQIVKSTDPGLFTIGLHSGEIRAQRDISESDSMKQNLVISVKDNGQPSLSTTCAVYLVISDNLAEVPELKDMSYEENNSKLTSYLIIALVSVSTFFLTFIILIIAVRLCHRRKPRLLFDGAVAIPSAYLPPNYADVDGTGTLRSTYNYDAYMTTGSRTSDFKFVTSYNDNTMSAANTLQKHPLDNSDCFDFTDAGSKFSTLVNVV, encoded by the coding sequence ATGAGGACATGCTTCAGGGCTTTCGTGTTTCCAAATGGAATACTTTGGGTGTCGTTTTTCATCCTGAGATTTTGCGGCAGCCATGGTGATTTTACATACTCGGTAGCAGAGGAGATGAAACGAGGAGCTGTTGTTGGCAATGTAGCTAAGGACGTCGGACTGGATGCTCGAGGATTATCACTGCGGAATGCTCGAATTGATCTGAAGGGTAGTCGCAAACGGTATTGCGAATTAAATGTCCAGTCGGGTGAATTAGTGATTGCTGAGAGAATCGACAGGGAGGAGATATGCGGTTCAAAAACCTCTTGCCCTTTAAAATATGAGATGCTGCTCGAAAATCCACTAGAATTGCACAGAATAATAGTACAGATTCAAGACATTAACGATAACTCACCTCATTTTCCCAACGAAGAAATCAAACTGTTAATTCCAGAATCTGCAGACAAAGGCGCACGTTTCCCTTTAAATGTGGCGCACGACCACGATGTAGGTAGAAACGGTATCCAAATGTATTCTCTTGAAAAGAATGAGCATTTCACCTTATCGGTTCAGTCTAATGCTGATGGCATGAAATATGGCGAATTAGTGCTAGACAAAGAACTAGACCGTGAACTGCAGAACGAGCTGTCGTTTTTGCTCACTGCCATAGATGGAGGCTCTCCTCCAAGATCTGGTAGTGTCATGATACACGTCACGGTCTTGGATGTTAACGATAACCTGCCCGTGTTCAGTCAGCCTGTTTACCAAGTCAGCTTGCCTGAAAACTCCCCTTTAGGTACTGCTGTTGTAACTGTGAGCGCCACAGATGCGGACGAGGGAGCAAACGGACAAGTGACTTATGAACTCAGCCTGCTATCAGTTAAAGTTTCCAAACTATTCAGTATAGATAAAGTGACTGGAGAGATTTCAGTAGCTGGACCAATAGATTTTGAGGATGAGGCTCATTACGAAATCAGAGTTCAGGCTACGGATGGTTCAGGCTTAGCATCTAATGCAAAGGTAGTAATAGACGTGACAGATGTGAATGACAACGCTCCAGTCATTTATGTGAAATCACTGAAAAATCCAATTCCTGAAAACGCAGCTCCAGGTACAGAGGTGGGCATTATTAATGTGCAGGATGACGACTCAGAGGGCAACAGGCAGATGCGCTGCACTATTCAACAGAATGTTCCATTTAAATTAATACCATCTATTGAAAACTATTACTCTCTTGTTACAACAGGTGAATTAGACCGTGAACAGGTGACAGAGTACAATATTACTCTAATAGCTTCTGATGAAgggtctccccctctctcatcctctaagACCATTCACCTCTCAGTATCTGATGTGAATGACAATCCCCCTGTGTTTGAGGAGCAGTCGTACAGTGCATATGTGTCTGAGAATAACAAGCCTGGCTCCTCTGTGTGTTCTGTTAGTGCCAGAGACCCAGACTGGAGACAGAATGGCACAGTCTTCTACTCTCTGTTGCCCAGTGAGGTCAATGGTGTTGCACTCTCCTCATATTTATCCATTAATGGAGACACAGGGGTGATCCATGCTGTGAGGGCCTTTGACTATGAGCAGTTCAGAAGCTTCAAAGTTCAGGTTGTAGCCAGAGACAATGGTTCTCCTCCACTCAGCAGCaacgtgactgtgagtgtgttcatAACAGATGAGAATGATAACTCTCCTCAGATATTATACCCTACTCCAGAAGGAAACTCCTTCATGACTGAAATGGTGCCCAAAGCTGCTCTTTCTAGCTCGCTGCTGTCCAAAGTGATTGCTGTTGATGCTGACTCTGGACAGAACGCATGGCTGTCATATCAGATCGTCAAGTCGACTGATCCGGGACTTTTCACTATTGGTCTACACAGTGGAGAGATTAGGGCTCAGAGGGACATTTCTGAATCTGACAGCATGAAGCAGAACCTTGTGATCTCAGTGAAAGATAAcggacagccctctctctctacaacctGTGCCGTATACTTAGTCATCTCAGATAACTTGGCTGAAGTTCCTGAACTCAAAGACATGTCTTATGAGGAGAACAACTCTAAACTCACATCTTATCTGATCATTGCTCTGGTGTCTGTGTCCACATTTTTCCTGACTTTCATCATCCTGATCATTGCTGTGAGGTTGTGTCACAGGAGGAAGCCCAGACTGTTGTTTGATGGAGCAGTAGCCATTCCCAGTGCATATTTACCTCCCAACTATGCAGATGTTGATGGAACTGGAACTCTCCGTAGCACTTACAACTATGATGCCTACATGACAACAGGCTCACGCACAAGTGACTTCAAGTTTGTCACCTCTTACAATGACAACACCATGTCCGCTGCCAATACACTACAGAAACACCCACTTGACAACAGCGACTGCTTTGACTTCACTGATGCTGGATCAAAGTTCTCTACTCTGGTAAATGTTGTCTAG
- the LOC134453254 gene encoding protocadherin gamma-A12-like — MSFFILRFCGSNGDFSYSVPEEMKGGAVVGNVAKDVRLDARGLSLRNARIDLKGSRKRYCELNVQSGDLVIAERIDREQICGSKTSCPLKYELILENPLELHRIALQIQDVNDNSPRFPNDEIKLLISESAIKGARFPLDAAHDTDVGRNGIQSYSLEKNEHFSLSVQTNPDGVKYSELILDKELDREQQQDISFVLTAIDGGSPPRSGSVMIHVTVLDVNDNLPVFSQPLYQVSLAENSPLDTVVVTVAATDTDEGANGQVSYELSLLGDEVAKLFSIDKGTGKIIVTGQIDFEEDAHYELRIQAKDGSGLASTAKVAIDISDVNDNAPVIYVKSLKNPIPENAAPGTEVGIINVQDDDSEGNRQMRCTIQQNAPFKLIPSIENYYSLVTTGELDREQVTEYNITLIASDEGSPPLSSSKTIHLSVSDVNDNPPVFEEQSYSAYVSENNKPGSSVCSVSARDPDWRQNGTVFYSLLPSEVNGVALSSYLSINGDTGVIHAVRAFDYEQFRSFKVQVVARDNGSPPLSSNVTVSVFITDENDNSPQILYPTPEGNSFMTEMVPKAALSGSLLSKVIAVDADSGQNAWLSYQIVKSTDPGLFTIGLHSGEIRAQRDISESDSMKQNLVISVKDNGQPSLSTTCAVYLVISDNLAEVPELKDMSYEENNSKLTSYLIIALVSVSTFFLTFIILIIAVRLCHRRKPRLLFDGAVAIPSAYLPPNYADVDGTGTLRSTYNYDAYMTTGSRTSDFKFVQSYNDNTMSAANTLQKHPLDNSDCFDFTDTGSKFSTLVNIF; from the coding sequence ATGTCGTTTTTCATCCTGAGATTTTGCGGCAGCAATGGCGATTTCTCCTACTCGGTACCGGAGGAGATGAAAGGGGGAGCCGTTGTTGGAAATGTGGCGAAGGATGTGAGACTAGATGCTCGAGGATTATCACTGCGGAATGCACGAATTGATCTGAAGGGTAGTCGCAAACGGTATTGCGAATTAAATGTCCAGTCGGGTGATCTAGTGATTGCTGAAAGAATAGACAGGGAGCAAATATGCGGTTCGAAAACCTCGTGTCCTTTAAAATATGAGCTGATTTTAGAAAACCCACTTGAGCTGCACAGAATAGCGCTTCAAATTCAGGATGTAAACGATAACTCACCTCGATTTCCCAACGATGAAATTAAACTGCTAATCTCAGAATCTGCCATCAAAGGTGCTCGTTTCCCTTTGGATGCTGCGCACGACACTGATGTTGGTAGAAACGGTATCCAAAGCTATTCTCtcgaaaagaatgaacatttcagCTTATCAGTGCAGACTAATCCCGATGGGGTGAAATACAGTGAATTGATTTTAGACAAAGAGCTAGACCGCGAACAACAGCAAGATATATCGTTTGTTCTTACTGCCATAGATGGAGGCTCTCCTCCACGATCGGGTAGTGTCATGATACACGTCACGGTTTTGGATGTTAACGATAACCTGCCTGTATTCAGTCAGCCGCTGTACCAAGTCAGCTTGGCTGAAAACTCCCCTTTAGACACTGTAGTTGTCACTGTAGCTGCCACAGATACAGACGAAGGAGCAAACGGACAAGTGTCTTATGAACTCAGTCTCTTAGGTGATGAAGTGGCAAAGCTGTTCAGTATAGACAAAGGGACTGGGAAAATAATAGTAACTGGGCAAATAGATTTTGAGGAAGATGCTCATTATGAACTCAGAATTCAGGCTAAGGATGGATCAGGTTTAGCATCCACTGCAAAAGTTGCTATTGATATTAGTGATGTGAATGACAATGCTCCAGTCATTTATGTGAAATCACTGAAGAATCCAATTCCTGAAAACGCAGCTCCAGGTACAGAGGTGGGCATTATTAATGTGCAGGATGACGACTCAGAGGGCAACAGGCAGATGCGCTGCACTATTCAACAGAATGCTCCATTTAAATTAATACCATCTATTGAAAACTATTACTCTCTTGTTACAACAGGTGAACTAGACCGTGAACAGGTGACAGAGTATAATATTACTCTAATAGCTTCTGATGAAgggtctccccctctctcatcctctaagACCATTCACCTCTCAGTATCTGATGTGAATGATAATCCCCCTGTGTTTGAGGAGCAGTCGTACAGTGCATATGTGTCTGAGAATAACAAGCCTGGCTCCTCTGTGTGTTCTGTTAGTGCCAGAGACCCAGACTGGAGACAGAATGGCACAGTCTTCTACTCTCTGTTGCCCAGTGAGGTCAATGGTGTTGCGCTCTCCTCATATTTATCCATTAATGGAGACACAGGGGTGATCCATGCTGTGAGGGCCTTTGACTATGAGCAGTTCAGAAGCTTCAAAGTTCAGGTTGTAGCCAGAGACAATGGTTCTCCTCCACTCAGCAGCaacgtgactgtgagtgtgttcatAACAGATGAGAATGATAACTCTCCTCAGATATTATACCCTACTCCAGAAGGaaactccttcatgactgagatgGTTCCTAAAGCTGCTCTTTCTGGCTCGCTGCTGTCCAAAGTGATTGCTGTTGATGCTGACTCTGGACAGAACGCATGGCTGTCATATCAGATCGTCAAGTCGACTGATCCGGGACTTTTCACTATTGGTCTCCACAGTGGAGAGATCAGGGCTCAGAGGGACATTTCTGAATCTGACAGCATGAAGCAGAACCTTGTGATCTCAGTGAAAGATAAcggacagccctctctctctacaacctGTGCCGTATACTTAGTCATCTCAGATAACTTGGCTGAAGTTCCTGAACTCAAAGACATGTCTTATGAGGAGAACAACTCTAAACTCACATCTTATCTGATCATTGCACTGGTGTCTGTGTCCACATTTTTCCTGACTTTCATCATCCTGATCATTGCTGTGAGGTTGTGTCACAGGAGGAAGCCCAGACTGTTGTTTGATGGAGCAGTAGCCATTCCCAGTGCATATTTACCTCCCAACTATGCAGATGTTGATGGAACTGGAACTCTCCGTAGCACTTACAACTATGATGCCTACATGACAACAGGCTCACGCACAAGTGACTTTAAGTTTGTCCAGTCCTACAATGACAACACCATGTCCGCTGCCAATACACTACAGAAACACCCACTTGACAACAGCGACTGCTTTGACTTCACTGATACTGGTTCAAAGTTTTCTACTCTGGTAAATATATTCTAG
- the LOC134452458 gene encoding protocadherin gamma-A11-like, producing the protein MPMKQVEWKYGLGCRMVKQAFVVFLLFGVAVGQIRYSIPEEMRKGSLVGNIAQDLGLDPTRMKKGGARIVSDESGDFIELNLDKGTLVVKDRIDREQLCGQTSPCSLSFELILLNPMQLHSVIVEILDVNDNSPAFKANEIQLEILESALPGTRILQESATDADVGVNALQGYTLTPTGIFNIKTQTSLSGGKYVEVFLNAALDREKEDTLILTLTALDGGNPQKSGSMKITILVLDTNDNVPVFTQSMYKAEVVENAVRGTSVTTVSASDADEGSYGLVSYHFPHLFDEKDEPFTIDEHTGVITVAGDIDYEKNRNYELTIQAKDQGGHMDSTKVIIDVIDVNDNEPVITLTSFSSPVSEDSPSGTTVAIINVKDLDSGINGKVDCSINKNIPFSIQSSLKNYYTLLTDGHLDREKNSEYNITFTAVDKGEPHLASNKTINIKVSDVNDNAPVFAQSSYSASIKENNPAGMSFFSVSARDDDWNQNARISYFLIDSEFNGNPISSYISVNADSGVLHAVRAFDYEQTKSFKVHIKAQDGGSPPLASNTTLQIAVLDENDNAPQVLYPVQTSSSMVAEIVPRSADIGYLVTKVVAVDVDSGQNAWLSYKLQKAADRPLFEVGAQNGEIRTVRQVTDKDAVKQKLTVIVEDNGQPSRSATVTVNVAVADSFPEVLSEFTEFTHDKDYNNNLTFFLLLALIVVSILFIFSVIAIISVKIYRWRQRKLFYKSANNLPVIPYYPTMYSDGTLHHTYNYEMCGTTDSRMTDVKPMRPYSQSTLVSLSRPGTVQRQQKQQQAADADDISPEVRFEYFKY; encoded by the coding sequence ATGCCGATGAAGCAGGTCGAATGGAAATATGGACTCGGGTGTAGGATGGTGAAGCAGGCCTTTGTTGTCTTTCTCCTTTTCGGGGTTGCTGTTGGACAAATACGCTACTCGATTCCCGAAGAGATGAGAAAGGGCTCTTTGGTTGGAAATATCGCCCAGGATCTAGGGCTCGATCCGACGCGCATGAAGAAAGGTGGAGCTCGCATCGTAAGTGATGAAAGCGGCGATTTTATCGAGTTGAATTTAGACAAAGGCACACTGGTTGTGAAGGATAGGATAGACAGGGAGCAGCTCTGCGGGCAGACGTCGCCTTGCAGCTTGAGTTTCGAATTGATATTGTTGAATCCAATGCAGTTGCACAGCGTTATTGTTGAAATACTCGACGTCAATGACAATTCGCCGGCATTTAAAGCAAATGAAATACAACTGGAAATCCTCGAGTCAGCTTTGCCAGGTACAAGAATATTGCAAGAAAGTGCCACGGATGCTGATGTGGGGGTTAACGCATTACAGGGGTACACACTTACCCCCACAGGGATTTTTAACATTAAAACGCAGACGAGTCTAAGTGGAGGCAAATATGTAGAGGTGTTTCTAAATGCCGCGttagacagagaaaaggaggacACCTTAATTCTCACTCTCACTGCTCTAGACGGCGGTAATCCGCAGAAATCAGGCTCCATGAAAATCACCATTTTAGTGCTGGATACCAACGACAATGTGCCTGTTTTCACACAGTCAATGTACAAAGCTGAAGTAGTAGAAAATGCCGTCCGTGGTACTTCTGTAACGACAGTGAGCGCTAGTGATGCTGATGAGGGGTCCTATGGTCTAGTAAGCTACCACTTCCCCCATCTGTTTGACGAGAAGGATGAACCATTTACCATAGATGAGCACACTGGCGTCATTACCGTAGCTGGAGATATAGATTATGAGAAAAACCGAAATTACGAGTTGACAATCCAGGCTAAAGATCAGGGTGGACACATGGATTCCACTAAAGTGATCATAGATGTTATAGACGTGAATGATAATGAGCCAGTGATCACTCTGACGTCATTTTCCAGTCCAGTGTCAGAGGACTCCCCCAGTGGTACAACTGTAGCTATTATCAATGTCAAAGACCTGGACTCTGGCATTAATGGTAAAGTGGACTGCTCTATAAACAAAAATATCCCGTTCAGTATTCAATCGTCGCTGAAAAATTACTACACGCTATTAACAGATGGACACTTAGACAGAGAAAAGAACTCGGAATACAATATTACTTTTACTGCCGTGGATAAGGGAGAGCCCCATTTAGCTTCGAACAAAACCATCAATATAAAGGTATCCGACGTAAATGACAATGCACCCGTTTTCGCACAGTCGTCATACTCTGCCAGCATTAAGGAAAATAACCCTGCGGGAATGTCGTTTTTCTCTGTATCAGCGCGTGATGATGATTGGAATCAAAACGCACGCATATCGTACTTTCTAATCGACTCGGAGTTCAATGGCAATCCGATTTCATCTTATATATCTGTGAATGCAGACAGCGGTGTGCTCCACGCTGTCCGTGCGTTTGATTATGAGCAAACTAAATCATTCAAGGTGCACATCAAAGCACAAGATGGCGGATCCCCACCATTGGCCAGTAATACAACACTTCAAATAGCTGTGCTGGATGAAAATGACAACGCACCACAGGTGCTTTACCCCGTGCAGACCAGTAGCTCTATGGTAGCTGAGATTGTGCCTCGGTCAGCTGATATCGGCTATCTGGTCACTAAAGTGGTGGCTGTAGATGTGGACTCTGGACAGAATGCCTGGCTCTCATATAAACTACAGAAAGCTGCAGACAGGCCGCTGTTTGAAGTGGGCGCACAGAATGGAGAGATCAGAACTGTGCGGCAGGTGACTGATAAAGATGCTGTGAAACAGAAACTCACTGTTATAGTGGAGGACAACGGACAGCCCTCTCGCTCTGCTACAGTCACTGTGAACGTGGCAGTGGCGGACAGCTTCCCTGAAGTGCTCTCGGAATTCACCGAGTTTACGCACGACAAGGATTACAATAACAACTTgactttctttttgttgttggctCTCATCGTAGTGTCAATACTTTTTATTTTCTCTGTCATTGCGATTATATCTGTTAAAATctacagatggagacagaggaaGTTGTTTTATAAATCAGCCAATAATCTCCCCGTCATCCCTTACTATCCAACAATGTACTCTGATGGAACTTTGCACCATACCTACAATTATGAAATGTGCGGGACAACTGATTCTAGAATGACTGACGTAAAGCCCATGAGACCATACAGTCAGAGCACGCTGGTGAGCCTGAGTCGACCTGGGACAGTTCAGAGGCAACAGAAGCAACAGCAGGCTGCAGATGCTGACGATATCTCCCCGGAGGTGAGATTTGAATATTTTAAATATTAA
- the LOC134453253 gene encoding protocadherin gamma-A12-like — protein MKTGFSSSTFPNGILWVVFFILRFCGSHGDFSYSVPEEMKRGAVVGNVAKDLGLDARGLSLRNARIDLKGSRKRYCELNVQSGELVIADRIDREEICGSKTSCPLKYELILENPLELHRITVQIQDINDNSPEFPNDEIKLLIPESAIKGARFPLDVAHDSDVGRNGVQSYSLEKNEHFTLSVQSNSDGAKYSEMVLDKELDREQQHDLNLSLTAIDGGSPPRSGSVMIHVTVLDVNDNLPVFSQPVYQVNVAENSALDTVVMTVSASDADEGANGQVTYEFSRGGKAAKVFQIDKETGVISVAGPTDFEEEAHYEIRVQAKDGSGLASNAKVIIDVTDVNDNAPVIYVKSLKNPIPENAAPGTEVGIINVQDDDSEGNRQMRCTIQQNAPFKLIPSIENYYSLVTTGELDREQVTEYNVTLIASDDGSPPLSSSKTIHLSVSDVNDNPPVFEEQSYSAYVSENNKPGSSVCSVSARDPDWRQNGTVFYSLLPSEVNGVALSSYLSMNGDTGVIHAVRAFDYEQFRSFKVQVVARDNGSPPLSSNVTVSVFITDENDNSPQILYPTPEGNSFMTEMVPKAALSGSLLSKVIAVDADSGQNAWLSYQIVKSTDPGLFTIGLHSGEIRAQRDISESDSMKQNLVISVKDNGQPSLSTTCAVYLVISDNLAEVPELKDMSYEENNSKLTSYLIIALVSVSTFFLTFIILIIAVRLCHRRKPRLLFDGAVAIPSAYLPPNYADVDGTGTLRSTYNYDAYMTTGSRTSDFKFVQSYNDNTMSAANTLQKHPLDNSDCFDFTDTGSKFSTLVNIL, from the coding sequence ATGAAGACAGGATTCAGTTCATCTACGTTTCCAAATGGAATACTTTGGGTGGTGTTTTTCATCCTGAGATTTTGCGGCAGCCATGGCGATTTCTCCTACTCGGTACCGGAGGAGATGAAACGAGGAGCCGTTGTTGGAAATGTGGCGAAGGATCTCGGACTGGATGCTCGTGGATTATCACTGCGGAATGCTCGAATAGATCTGAAGGGTAGTCGCAAACGGTATTGCGAATTAAATGTCCAGTCGGGTGAACTAGTGATTGCTGATAGAATCGACAGGGAGGAGATATGTGGCTCGAAAACATCGTGCCCTTTAAAATATGAACTGATTTTAGAAAACCCTTTGGAGCTGCATAGAATAACGGTTCAAATTCAGGATATCAATGATAACTCACCTGAATTTCCAAATGATGAAATTAAGCTGTTAATCCCGGAATCTGCAATCAAAGGTGCACGCTTCCCATTAGATGTGGCGCATGACTCAGATGTAGGAAGGAATGGAGTTCAAAGCTATTCCCTCGAAAAGAACGAGCATTTTACATTATCAGTACAATCTAATTCTGATGGCGCTAAATACAGCGAGATGGTTTTAGACAAAGAATTAGACCGTGAACAACAGCACGACCTGAATCTATCGCTTACTGCAATAGACGGGGGCTCTCCTCCAAGATCGGGCAGTGTCATGATACACGTCACAGTCTTGGATGTTAACGATAACCTACCAGTTTTCAGTCAGCCTGTTTACCAAGTCAACGTAGCTGAAAACTCAGCTTTAGACACTGTAGTTATGACTGTAAGCGCATCTGACGCAGACGAAGGAGCAAACGGACAAGTGACTTATGAATTCAGTCGTGGAGGGAAAGCAGCGAAAGTATTTCAGATAGACAAAGAGACGGGAGTGATCTCAGTGGCTGGACCGACAGATTTCGAAGAGGAAGCTCATTATGAAATCCGAGTTCAGGCTAAGGATGGATCTGGTTTAGCCTCTAATGCCAAAGTTATCATAGACGTGACAGATGTGAATGACAACGCTCCAGTCATTTATGTGAAATCGTTGAAAAATCCAATTCCTGAAAACGCAGCTCCAGGTACAGAGGTGGGCATTATTAATGTGCAGGATGACGACTCAGAGGGCAACAGGCAGATGCGCTGCACTATTCAACAGAATGCTCCATTTAAATTAATACCATCTATTGAAAATTATTACTCTCTTGTTACAACGGGTGAACTAGACCGTGAGCAGGTGACAGAGTACAATGTTACTCTAATAGCATCTGATGacggctctccccctctctcttcctctaagaCCATTCACCTCTCAGTGTCTGATGTGAATGATAATCCCCCTGTGTTTGAGGAGCAGTCGTACAGTGCATATGTGTCTGAGAATAACAAGCCTGGCTCCTCTGTGTGTTCTGTTAGTGCCAGAGACCCAGACTGGAGACAGAATGGCACAGTCTTCTACTCTCTGTTGCCCAGTGAGGTCAATGGTGTTGCACTCTCCTCATATTTATCCATGAATGGAGACACAGGGGTGATCCATGCTGTGAGGGCCTTTGACTATGAGCAGTTCAGAAGCTTCAAAGTTCAGGTTGTAGCCAGAGACAATGGTTCTCCTCCACTCAGCAGCaacgtgactgtgagtgtgttcatAACAGATGAGAATGATAACTCTCCTCAGATATTATACCCTACTCCAGAAGGaaactccttcatgactgagatgGTTCCTAAAGCTGCTCTTTCTGGCTCGCTGCTGTCCAAAGTGATTGCTGTTGATGCTGACTCTGGACAGAACGCATGGCTGTCATATCAGATCGTCAAGTCGACTGATCCGGGACTTTTCACTATTGGTCTCCACAGTGGAGAGATCAGGGCTCAGAGGGACATTTCTGAATCTGACAGCATGAAGCAGAACCTTGTGATCTCAGTGAAAGATAAcggacagccctctctctctacaacctGTGCCGTATACTTAGTCATCTCAGATAACTTGGCTGAAGTTCCTGAACTCAAAGACATGTCTTATGAGGAGAACAACTCTAAACTCACATCTTATCTGATCATTGCTCTGGTGTCTGTGTCCACATTTTTCCTGACTTTCATCATCCTGATCATTGCTGTGAGGTTGTGTCACAGGAGGAAGCCCAGACTGTTGTTTGATGGAGCAGTAGCCATTCCCAGTGCATATTTACCTCCCAACTATGCAGATGTTGATGGAACTGGAACTCTCCGTAGCACTTACAACTATGATGCCTACATGACAACAGGCTCACGCACAAGTGACTTCAAGTTTGTTCAGTCATACAATGACAACACCATGTCCGCTGCCAATACACTACAGAAACACCCACTTGACAACAGCGACTGCTTTGACTTCACTGATACTGGTTCAAAGTTTTCTACTCTGGTAAATATCCTCTAG